From the Homo sapiens chromosome 1, GRCh38.p14 Primary Assembly genome, one window contains:
- the IFNLR1 gene encoding interferon lambda receptor 1 isoform X2 — protein MMCLKKQDLYNKFKGRVRTVSPSSKSPWVESEYLDYLFEVEPAPPVLVLTQTEEILSANATYQLPPCMPPLDLKYEVAFWKEGAGNKTLFPVTPHGQPVQITLQPAASEHHCLSARTIYTFSVPKYSKFSKPTCFLLEVPEANWAFLVLPSLLILLLVIAAGGVIWKTLMGNPWFQRAKMPRALDFSGHTHPVATFQPSRPESVNDLFLCPQKELTRGVRPTPRVRAPATQQTRWKKDLAEDEEEEDEEDTEDGVSFQPYIEPPSFLGQEHQAPGHSEAGGVDSGRPRAPLVPSEGSSAWDSSDRSWASTVDSSWDRAGSSGYLAEKGPGQGPGGDGHQESLPPPEFSKDSGFLEELPEDNLSSWATWGTLPPEPNLVPGGPPVSLQTLTFCWESSPEEEEEARESEIEDSDAGSWGAESTQRTEDRGRTLGHYMAR, from the exons TGGAGCCGGCCCCACCTGTCCTGGTGCTCACCCAGACGGAGGAGATCCTGAGTGCCAATGCCACGTACCAGCTGCCCCCCTGCATGCCCCCACTGGATCTGAAGTATGAGGTGGCATTCTGGAAGGAGGGGGCCGGAAACAAG ACCCTATTTCCAGTCACTCCCCATGGCCAGCCAGTCCAGATCACTCTCCAGCCAGCTGCCAGCGAACACCACTGCCTCAGTGCCAGAACCATCTACACGTTCAGTGTCCCGAAATACAGCAAGTTCTCTAAGCCCACCTGCTTCTTGCTGGAGGTCCCAG aAGCCAACTGGGCTTTCCTGGTGCTGCCATCGCTTCTGATACTGCTGTTAGTAATTGCCGCAGGGGGTGTGATCTGGAAGACCCTCATGGGGAACCCCTGGTTTCAGCGGGCAAAGATGCCACGGGCCCTG GACTtttctggacacacacaccctgtggCAACCTTTCAGCCCAGCAGACCAGAGTCCGTGAATGACTTGTTCCTCTGTCCCCAAAAGGAACTGACCAGAGGGGTCAGGCCGACGCCTCGAGTCAGGGCCCCAGCCACCCAACAGACAAGATGGAAGAAGGACCTTGCAGAGGacgaagaggaggaggatgaggaggacaCAGAAGATGGCGTCAGCTTCCAGCCCTACATTGAACCACCTTCTTTCCTGGGGCAAGAGCACCAGGCTCCAGGGCACTCGGAGGCTGGTGGGGTGGACTCAGGGAGGCCCAGGGCTCCTCTGGTCCCAAGCGAAGGCTCCTCTGCTTGGGATTCTTCAGACAGAAGCTGGGCCAGCACTGTGGACTCCTCCTGGGACAGGGCTGGGTCCTCTGGCTATTTGGCTGAGAAGGGGCCAGGCCAAGGGCCGGGTGGGGATGGGCACCAAGAATCTCTCCCACCACCTGAATTCTCCAAGGACTCGGGTTTCCTGGAAGAGCTCCCAGAAGATAACCTCTCCTCCTGGGCCACCTGGGGCACCTTACCACCGGAGCCGAATCTGGTCCCTGGGGGACCCCCAGTTTCTCTTCAGACACTGACCTTCTGCTGGGAAAGCAGccctgaggaggaagaggaggcgaGGGAATCAGAAATTGAGGACAGCGATGCGGGCAGCTGGGGGGCTGAGAGCACCCAGAGGACCGAGGACAGGGGCCGGACATTGGGGCATTACATGGCCAGGTGA